A single genomic interval of Thiovulum sp. ES harbors:
- a CDS encoding hypothetical protein (PFAM: Uncharacterized BCR, COG1636), with translation MLVHICCSVDSHFFLESLKRDFPDKEFVGFFYDPNIHPYSEYKLRLLDVRRSCKILDIPLIEGEYDYEKWLKQVHGLEDEPEKGERCKVCFDNRLEVSVKKAVELGKDSFTTSLLVSPKKSQDRLLEIGNQLGKEYGIDFIFKDYRSSGGMQKQAKTVKSNNLYRQDYCGCMFALKKQREQQEREQIETYSSIGNEILPASIEEKFHNYSKMKTCFEESKENILNYRIHKGRVLHKKEVVPSYFLFYSFSERNRISGRIERIADEVAYLNRESVKIITIYFVRKFFDDKKLSLPNLQISVQKQIELRGVIDKNPYSLSPIIVLNEIPDGKVDIELEAKIFPSIVQNFSEN, from the coding sequence ATGCTTGTTCATATTTGTTGTAGTGTTGATAGCCACTTTTTTTTAGAATCCCTAAAAAGGGATTTTCCTGATAAAGAATTTGTTGGATTTTTCTATGATCCAAATATTCATCCATATAGCGAATATAAATTAAGACTTCTCGATGTTCGGCGAAGTTGTAAGATTTTGGATATTCCACTTATTGAGGGTGAGTATGATTATGAAAAATGGTTAAAGCAAGTTCATGGTTTAGAGGATGAACCTGAAAAAGGGGAACGATGTAAAGTCTGTTTTGATAATCGTCTCGAAGTTAGTGTCAAAAAAGCAGTAGAACTTGGAAAAGATAGTTTTACAACTTCTCTTCTTGTTTCGCCAAAAAAATCACAAGATAGACTTTTAGAAATTGGAAATCAACTCGGAAAAGAGTATGGAATAGATTTTATTTTTAAAGATTATCGCTCAAGCGGTGGAATGCAAAAACAGGCGAAAACCGTAAAAAGCAATAATTTGTATCGCCAAGACTATTGCGGTTGTATGTTTGCTTTAAAAAAACAGAGAGAACAGCAAGAACGAGAGCAAATTGAGACATACTCGTCAATTGGAAACGAGATTCTTCCCGCATCAATTGAAGAAAAATTTCACAACTACTCAAAAATGAAAACATGTTTTGAAGAGTCAAAAGAGAATATTTTAAATTATCGAATTCATAAAGGTCGAGTTTTGCACAAAAAAGAGGTCGTTCCCTCATATTTTCTGTTTTACTCTTTTTCTGAACGAAATAGAATTTCTGGACGAATTGAAAGAATCGCTGATGAGGTCGCCTATTTAAATCGTGAAAGTGTAAAAATTATTACTATTTATTTTGTACGGAAATTCTTTGACGATAAAAAATTATCCCTCCCAAACTTACAAATCTCTGTTCAAAAACAGATTGAGTTGAGAGGTGTAATTGATAAAAATCCTTACTCTCTTTCTCCAATTATTGTTTTAAATGAAATTCCAGATGGCAAAGTTGATATTGAACTCGAAGCAAAAATCTTTCCTTCGATAGTCCAGAACTTTTCAGAAAATTAA